ACGAGCAATTTAGAATCCTGCACGGTCCTGTCTGCGGTTTGCGTGGCTACTATCTGTGCCATTCTCTCACTTGGATATTCGGGCTTTCGAATATGCTAATAAGACGAGGAGACAATTCTCATAGTTGGGAAAGCATGCGGGGATCCATGACCCAGGCTGGCGCGCTGACCGCAGCCCGAGACCCTGGACCGCAAGCGATATTATCGCGGTAAACCCCTCGTCACACGTCTGTCAGGGATTCGATTGGACTCTTTGGAGAACCTCCAAGACAAGTATGCGCCGAACAGCATCTGCTTTGGATGCGGGCCCAAGAACCCCAAGGGGCTTCACATCAAGACTGTACCCAATGGCGAGGAGCTGGTCGCAGAATGGAAGCCAGAGCCGCATCACGCGGCGTTCTCAGACTTCGCCAGCGGGGGCATCATCTCCGTTCTTCTCGATTGCCTCGGTAATTGGACAGCGACCTACACTCTCATGACTTCGAGAGGCCTCAAGGCCCCTCCAGGAACCGTGACCGCTGAGTACACCGTCCGCTTCCTGAGCCCGACGCCCATGAACGAGAAGTGGCACCTGAAGGCCTGGCCCACCAAGGTGGCCGGGGACAAGGTCTACGTCGCAGGGAAGGTCGAGGCCGCTGGCAGGACGACTGCCACGATGACCGGGCTCTTTGTTGGGGTGAAGGAGGACCATCCCGCCTTCCACCGATGGCAATGAGTCGAGCTCGTTCCCCTCAGCCCCCTAGACCGACCAATCATCCGACGGGTCCAGCTTCTCACGCCTGTCTAGGACGTAGGTCGCAAGGAGAACGATTCCCCCTGCCAGGAGCACGTAGGGGCCCACGGAGGGGTCGACGGAGAAGTGCGGGGCCGCGGTGGTCGTGATTCCTGCCTGCTTGTTCGCGATGATTTCCCAGGCTTCGAGCCTAGTCACTACCTGATTGCCTATCAGAGCCAATCCACCCGCCCACAGAGAGCCGCTGGCGGCCGCAAGCACCCCCGCGACGACCACAAGCCTCAGCTTCACGAAAGCCAGGATGGCCGCGAATACCGCCACAGGAAACATCAGGATCCCCGGTGAGAGGACCCCTGGCGGAGTGACAGACGGCAGCAATACCAGGACAAGTTCGCCCCCGAGTGACAGGTTGTCCGGGGGGCAGTGGCAGACGCCGTAGACCGAGCCCAACTGACCGTAGATGTCGAGCCCCGAGAAGACGGCCGAACTGTCTCCCGTCACCTCGAGCCACGGGATGCCTGTCGAGAGAAAGATCATGAAGACACCCACAGCGGACATCGTCCGGACTGAGACCAACCGTCTCCGAGTCCTGGTGGGCTTAGATATAGATGCAGCCAGCCCCGTGAGAAACCCAGGTCGAAACCCCTCTGCCGGACTCACACTGATAAGGGGTTCACCTGCCCTCTTCGCCCATGACGACCCTGAGGACCGCGAAGGAAATCTCAGACGCCTACGAATCCGGTTCCGCCTCCCCAGTCGGGCTCACAACAGCCTACCTGCAAAGGGCCGAGAAGGTGAACGAGGGTCTGAACTGCTTCATCACCATCCTGGGAGACTCTGCCCTCGCTGCAGCAAAGGCTTCGGAGCTCCGCGCACGCGAGAAGCGGCGACTTGGCCCCCTGGACGGGGTGCCCATAGTGATCAAGGACCTGATCTACATCGAAGGGGTGAAGTGCACGGCTGGCTCAAAGATACTGGCGAAGAACGTCGCGCCCTACGACTCCACGGTGGCACAGAAGCTGAAGGCTGCAGGAGCCGTGATCCTCGGAACCACCAACCTCCACGAGTTCGCCTCGGGCGTGACCGGCGAGAATCCCCACTTCGGCGCGGTCCGCAATCCCTGGGACACTGAGAGGATGGCCGGAGGTTCGAGCAGCGGGTCGGCGGCTGCAGTCGCAGCGGGATTGGCCCCCCTTGGCCTCGGGACGGACACTGCCGGGTCCGTGCGGATCCCCGCTGCCCTCTGCGGCGTGCTCGGCCTGAAGCCCACCTACGGCAGGATCAGCAGGCTTGGGGTCATCCCACTGGCGCCCTCCTTCGACACTGTCGGCACCCTCGCATCGAGTGCCTGGGACACTGCTGCCCTTCTTCAGGTTCTTGCCGGGCATGGCCAGGAGGACCTCACCACTGTATCGGCCGAGGTCCCGGACTACTTGAAAGACCTGGACGCTCCACTGGGGCACCCCAGGGTCGGCGTCCCCAGGCGGTTCTTCCACGACCAGATAGACCCGGCCGTGGAGGAGAAGTTCAACGGTTTCTTGGAGCGTCTGTCCGAACTCGGGTGCGAGGTGAAAGAGTCGAACCTGGACGGTGCGGAGGAGGCCTACAAACTATGGCTCCCCATCAGGAAGGCCGAGGCAACGGCATTCCACCTGAGTTGGCTCGAGGCCCACCCTGGGTTGTATGGCGAGGATACCAGGAGGCTGCTCGAAGAGGGGAAGAACGTCTCCGGCGTGGACTACGTGAGCGCCCAGAACGCGAGGCCGACGTTGATGGAGAGGTTCATTTCTTCCATGAAAGAAGTCGACCTCGTCGCCGTTCCAACGACCTGCGTTCCCGCGCCCCTGCTCGGCCACTCGTCCGTGATGGCCGGTGCGAAGGAGATGGACGTCCGAACGGCCCTCCTCAGGCTCACCCTTCCGTTCAACACCGTCGGATTCCCCGCAATCTCGGTGGCGGCCGGCCTCTCCGACGGCCTCCCCGTGGGCGTACAGTTGGCCGCAAAGCCCTTCGACGAATCCGTCCTTCTGAGAGTCGTCAACGCGTTCGAAGGCCGCTTCGGTCCCTTTCCCGCCCCTCCCTCGAGCTGGCAGCCTTAGACGCTCTCTCAGGACCGATATCAACGCATAATAATCGGGGTTGAGAAAGAAAGGGTGAGCAGATTTCATTGAGACTTGGTTGGGGAGGCGGGGTAATCGTCTCCATCCTTGTCGCTGCAGCGGCTTTCTTTTTCGGCCTAGTCAATGGGACCTACGCGGTTTCCTATGCGCTTCTCTTCGTCGGCGTCTGGACCATCATCAGCGCGTTCTTCTTCGTTGACATCAAGGACAGGCACTACTATGCAGGCTGGGGGGTGGTGATGGCCGCGCTCTCTACTTTCGCCTACCTCTACTACACCTACACCATTGGCCTTCTGCTGGTTGCGATGGTCATCCTCATCCTGTTGTACATCTACGCAGGGCGCACCGCAAAGAACGTCACCGCAGCCATGAGTCCTACCTCGTCCCCTGGCGGAACACCCGCTACAAAACCTAGCTGACCAGCTCGTAGTCGTCCAAAAGAACCTCGCCCCCTCTTATGGTCCATCTGACCCTCCCTGGGAACTCAATCCCTTCGTAGGGCGACCATCCGCATTTGCTGCGGACCTCCTCAGCGGTCACCTTCTCGGGGGAGCTTATGTCAAGGATGGCGAAGTCAGCCCTGAGCCCCTCCTCTATCCGCCCCCTGTCCGTGAGGCCCGAGTAGGATGCCGGCTTCCGTGACGTCGCCCGCGCAATCGCCGCAGGCTCGGTCCCTGCCGTCCTGATCAACCAGGAAACTATGTGCCCGTAATCGTCCAGGCCGGGGACCCCGCTCATCCCCCCGGACGTCTTCTCCGCCTTGGAGTGTGGGGCATGGTCCGTGACAAGAAATGAGACCTTCCCGTTGCGGAGCCCCTCGACCAGGGACATTCTATCCGATTCATCCCGGAGCGGTGGATTGGTCTTCAGGAGTGGATTATCCAGCATCGCCTTCCTGTTGAAGTAGAGATGGTGGAGGGCCGCTTCGCATTCCAGTCGCAATCCTTCAGACCTCGCCGATTCTACCAGGGAAATCGTCTCCGATGTCGAGGCATGGCAGACGTTTGCATGCAGGCCTTTGGCTCCACGGAGCGCCTCAACCACCTTCGTGACCGACTCGATCTCGGCCTGGGGAGGGCGAATGTCGCAGTGGACGTCTGGCCTCCGCTTCCCTTCGAGCTTGCTCGCACACCCGTCAATCACCGTCTGGTCTTCGCAGTGGAGACTCACTGGCTTCCTCGTCCTGGCGATCAGGCCGAACGCTTTCCCTAGCTCTTCAGATGGAAATGTCAGCTCTCCCGTGGTCCTGGCGAGGTAGATCTTGTATCCTACCACTCCATCCTTGATCGTTTCCACGGACCCCAGGCTCTCGCTAGTCACCCCACCGTAGAACCGGACGTCGACACGAGCCTTGGACTGGGCGAGCTTCCTCTTCTCGTCCAGTGCTTCCCGGGTGGTCGTCGGGGTGGGGTTGTTCGGCATGTCCACCACCGTCGTCACCCCGCCGTGAATTGCAGCCTCGGAGCCAGTCCTGAAATCCTCCTTGTTCTCCCACCCCGGTTCCCTCATGTGGACGTGGACGTCGATGAATCCTGGGAAGATCAGGGATCGCCCCGCGCTGATTCTGCGCCTGCCAACTAACCCCTGTTTCCTGATTTCAGAAATCCGGCCCTTGCTCACCCCGACCTCGAGAGAGCTAAGTCCTTCCGGGCCCACGACCGTGCCCTGAATCACTAGGTCGTGTTCCAATGGCCCTACACTTTTCCATCGGGGAGAGGCATCTCCTCTTGCCTTTTCGTGTCGTCCCCAACCCTCCCACCCCGGACCACCTCCCAGGAGAGGGCGGCTACAGTGTAGGTGAGAATCAGCGCGAACAGGATTTCAATGTAGGTCGCCGGTATTCTCACGACCAAAAAGCCACTTAGGACCGCGCCTGCGACCGACGGGGTTCCAAGGATCGCTGCCCCCCTAATGCTCCTCCGGGTGAAGGTGCTTTGACGCCTGTGTTTCCAAATCCCGACCACCATCGTGGGGAGGCTCACCAGCTGGCTCACCGTCCCAGCTACCTTGATCGGGAAGCCCAGTAGGTAGGTGAGGATCGGAATCCTATACTCTCCTCCAGCTACACCCACGGAGCCGCTGACAACGCCCACGGCGAAGCCGGTCGTCAAGGAGAGCGCGAGTTCGAGGGAAAGGGCTGGGGCCCCACTCCCGCTCGCAGGGAAGAGGAGCCCGTACACCACCCTGGCAACTACGAGGCTCAACACTAGGGAGATGAAGGCCTTGAGGGCCCGCTTGGACACCCTTTGGCTCATCACCGCCCCTGCATAGGCTCCTGGGAGCGATCCAGCCACCATTGCAACGGAGACAACCGCGGCATCCCCGGACCACAGCCCGGCGTTCGCCCGGACGGCGAGGTTGAAGGAGGAAGTTGCGAGACTGATGAGAAGGTTGACGACAATCATCTCCTCCAAACTCAAACGAAGGTAGTAGAGGATGAAGGGAATCCGCGGTTCGGCTCCACCGAGGCCAATGAGCCCGGCGAGGAACCCGGTGAGTGATCCGTAGACCACCGACGCAACCCTTCCGGTGAGGGTCTCGAGCCTATCAGCTTGAGGCTCCTTTCCTGCTGGCTCACTTACGATTTGAACGCACACCGCCATGTTTCATCGGTCCCCCCTCCCTCGCCACGGCAATCACATGGGGGAACTCCGAGAGGAAATTCTTGAGAGCTGTGTCCACAGCGTCAGGGGAACCGGGCAGACAGACGATGAGCTTGCCCCTGGCCGTGCCAGCGGTTGCCCTGGTGAGCATCGCAGCGCTCCCAATCCTGCCGAAGCTGATGCTCCTCAACAGTTCCCCGAAGCCCACCAGTTCCTTGTCGAAGAAAGGAGCCACGCTTTCGACTGTGACATCACGCGGGGACACCCCCGTTCCTCCGACAAGGAGCAAGACGTCCCCCTTGCTTCGGAGGAATCCCCTCACAGCTGAACGAATCATCCTGCGGTCGTCGGAGATGAGCTTCCTCCCCAGGACCCTGTGGGACTCCTCCGAGATCCTCAGCTCAGCCATGTCCCCCGACTCGTCCGCGTACTGTGACCCTTCCTTCATCTTCGCAAACCTACTGGTGCTGACGGTGACCAGGTAGAACGAGAGCGTGCCCTTCCCCCTGGCCCTGTGTGCCCTGGGCGGATTGGTCACTTCGCCTTCCTCAGCACTTGCACATCATGGATTCGCGTCGTGGGGTACTGTCCCTTCTTGTCCTTCTCGTAGGCCTTGACAACGTCCCAGACGTTTAGGAGGGCTACCAGGAGCCCCGTCAGCGCTTCCATCTCCACGCCTGTCTTCTCCGTTGCGGACACGGTAACAGAAACCTCCACGCCTGACGGCCCCAACGAAGCCTCTACAGTGGTACCCTCGATTCTCAGCGGGTGACAGAGGAGGACGAGTTCTGGCGTCATCTTCGCTGCCATGATCCCTGTGATCTTCGCAAGCGACAACGGGTCGCCCTTCTCGATGCGACCCCTGCGGATGAGGTCTACGGTCTTGCGCGTGAGCCGGATTCGCCCTACCGCGGTCGCCGTCCTTGCCGAGACAAGCTTCCTGGAAATGTCGACCTGCCTGTAACCCACGACAGCCGCGTCGCGCCAGCCGTGATATGAGGTTACCCTGAACCTCCTCGAAGGAAGCTTATTACCACGCATACGCCTGAATCCGAGGTAATTGGATTCCGGTCAGTCCGTATCGCTCCCTGAAGGAAAGTTGCTGGACAAGAAGGGCAGGGTGGCGGGGAAACTCCGGATCTCGGTGACCGACCGGTGCAACTTTGCCTGCCTGTTCTGCATGCCGGACAAGGGATCCATCCGCTGGCTGCCCAGCGAGGACATACTCTCGTTCGAGGAGATCGAGCGCGTCGCCAGGGTCCTGGTCTCGCTCGGAATCAACAGGGTCCGAGTCACCGGAGGTGAGCCGCTCCTCAGAAAGGGGGTCGAAGGGCTCGTCGCCAGGCTCGCGCGCATAGAAGGACTCGACTCGGTCGACATGACCACGAACGGCTGGTTCCTTGCTGAGAAGGCCCAGGCGCTGAAGGCCGCAGGCCTGCGCGGAGTCACAGTCAGCCTGCACAGCCTCAGGGAGGACCGCTTCGCAAAGATCTCGGGAGCCAACGCCCTCCCGCGGGTCCTGCAGGGGATCTCCGAGGCCGTCCGTGCGGGCCTGAGGCCTCTGAAAATCAACGCGGTCGCAATCCGTGGCTACAACGACGACGAGATCCTCGAGCTAGTCGAGTTCGCCCGGGAGAGGAACATGTCAATAAGGTTCATCGAGTTCATGCCCCTCGACGGCCTGGGAATCTGGGGTCCAGAGAAGATTGTGAGCGGGGAGGAGATACTAGAAAAGGTCGCCTCCAAGTTCCCCTTGGTCCCAAGGGGGAGGAGCAAAGGAGAGACCGCCTCGGTCTGGCAGTTCGAAGACGGCAGGGGAGAACTGGGAGTCATCACTCCCATGAGCGCTCCCTTCTGCGACGACTGCGACAGGCTTCGCCTCACCTCCGACGGGAAGCTGCTTTCGTGCCTCTTCGACACCGAGTATCACGACCTGAAACCGATAGTTCGAAACGGGGGGTCAGACGCCCAACTCGCTTCCTTCCTCAAGCAGGCGGTCTGGAGGAAGCCCGACGGGGTAGGGTACATGCCATGGATAAAGGAAGGCTGGGAAAACCCCCGGAACATGAACGCGATAGGTGGGTAATGCAGTGGCTCGCATCAGGGTCATCTACTTCGCACAGGCCCGAGAGGCTGCTGGGAAGCATAGCGAGGTCGTCGACTTCGCCGGGACGCCGAGGGTAAGCGAAGCCCTCTTGCTCGTCTACGCGATTCATCCGGGCCTCAGGACGCTTCAGAAGGTGGTGAAGGTCGCAGTGAACGCCGAGGTCACCTTGGAGGACCCCTACCTCCAGGATGGGGACCGCGTTGCTCTCCTTCCCCCCGTGGTGGGTGGTTGATTGACTAGCCTGAAATCAGGCATCACGAAGAAGCCGATCGACCCAGCGAAAGTCCTCGAATCAGTCCGGGACGACTCGGCCGGCGGATCCGTCATTTTTCTGGGCACTGTCAGGAAGAGCAACCGGGGAAGGCATGTGATGGCCCTGGAATACGAGACCTACCGTTCGATGGCAGACCATCGGATTCTGCAGCTCGAGAAGGAGGTGCGCAAGAGGTGGCGCATCAAGGAGATACGGCTCGTCCATCGGGAGGGCACTCTAAACGTTGGCGAAGTGAGCGTTGCCGTGGCGGTCTCAGCAGCCCACAGAGCCCAGGCCTTCGAGGCTGCGAGGTTCGCGATCGAAAGCATCAAGAAATCCCTCCCGATCTGGAAGCGCGAAACTCTGAAGGGGGGAAGACGGGTCTGGGTCGAAGGAAGACCCATTCGACCGATGGTCGGTCCTAGGGCTCGTTCAGGAACCTCTTGATTCCTATACCGAACATGATCATCGCCAGCCAGAACCCTACGAAGAGAGCGACCAGGGCGTAGCTGCTGCCCAAGTTCAAGACCGTCAGACTTCCAGCGATGACGGTCGCGACGATCAGATTAGAGACCCCCCAAATCAAATTCGTCCGCGGCGACTACCTCTGCCCGAAGGGGCTTCTGAAGACCTTCCCAGCGGCGCCAAAGACAAAATGAGGGACGCCGTTTCCAAAGAGGAACCCTGTCACGAGGTACGAGATTGGGAAAGACAGGAGTACCAAACTATGCGCCCAGGGGCTTTCGTTCTAGGCCGCCCTTCTGGGGGAGCTTCCTCCCGTGTCTCGTTGCAACTACATCTGCAATAATGCTGAGGGCGATCTCTGCCGAGGTGATGCCTCCCAGGTCAGCTCCAGCTGGAGCCCTGATTGATCCGATGAATTCTTCACTCACCCCTCTCTTCCTCAAGCCTTCGATGTCCTCCTGGGCCCGCATCCTGCTCGCGACCAGGCCGACGTACCTCGGCCGGAACTTGGAAAGCGCCACCAGGACCTCTTGGTCCCGCTCCCCCTTGGTCAGAACTATCACCGAATCCGCTTCGCCCACTCCGAGCTCCGAAAGATCGTAGTCGCTCCGGCTGATCAGCTCGTCCGGCTCTTCGGTCAGGAGGGGAGCATGGTCCACCACAATCACCTCGAAGTCCAAGGTCTTTCCCAGTTTCACGAGTTCATTCTCCACGTCGTCCTTCCCGCCCTGGCCGACGATGAAGAGTCTCTGTTGCGGCAGGTATGGCTCAACATAGACCTCCATCACCCCCCCGCAGTTGGTCTCTACGTGCACTTCGTCGTCAGTCTGACTCCTGATAGTCGCTTCGACCGCTTTTTCGACGCTCTCGAGGTACACCGTGATCACTTTCGGTGTGCCCGTACTTATGGCCGTCCTCATCGCGTTCGCGATCGCAGACTCCGGGCACGCCCCTCCTAGGGACCCATACAGCGTCTCCCCGTCCTTTGAAATCAAGGCCTTGAATCCTGGCTTTCCGAGGCTTGACCCCTCAATCCTGACCACCGTCGCCAGGACGAAGGGTTCCCTATGTGATATCAGGCCGCTCAGCACCCTTGCGAACTCCCCCTGGTTCAAGGAAGGGTTTTCTCCCTGTCTTGCTTATTTATCCTTGGCCTCCCCTTGAGACGAATGAAGCAATGATATCGGCGGTGGTACTCGGTGCGGGAAGTTCGACACGATTCGGAGAGCCGAAACAGCTCCTGAAGGTTGGCAGTGAGACGATGCTGGAAACAATCGTCCGTCGCTTCCTCGAATCGCGGGTCGACGAAGTCGTCCTTGTCCTGGGGTTCCGCGCCGATGAGATCCTGAAGGATTCCAAGTTCGGCCGCGCACGGATTGTATTGAACCCCGCCTACGAGCAGGGCCTTGGATCCTCCCTTCGGGTGGGGATCGACGTTGTGGACCCCAGGGCTTCTGCCGCTGTCGTCGCCCTCGGCGACCAGCCCCTCGTCTCCGTAACCACGATAGATTCCATGCTCCAGAGATATTCCGAGACCAGGGGGCTCATAGTTGCACCCTACTTCCAGAGACGACGGGGGAACCCGGTTCTTTTCGACAGGAGGCTCTTTCCCGAACTCCGAAGAATCGGAGGAGACAGCGGGGCGAAGGGGCTGATCGAGCGCATGCAGAAAGAAGTCGTGAAGGTCCAGGTGGACGACATCGGTGTTGTGGCGGACGTCGACACAA
This sequence is a window from Nitrososphaerota archaeon. Protein-coding genes within it:
- a CDS encoding PaaI family thioesterase, translated to MENLQDKYAPNSICFGCGPKNPKGLHIKTVPNGEELVAEWKPEPHHAAFSDFASGGIISVLLDCLGNWTATYTLMTSRGLKAPPGTVTAEYTVRFLSPTPMNEKWHLKAWPTKVAGDKVYVAGKVEAAGRTTATMTGLFVGVKEDHPAFHRWQ
- a CDS encoding amidase, with amino-acid sequence MTTLRTAKEISDAYESGSASPVGLTTAYLQRAEKVNEGLNCFITILGDSALAAAKASELRAREKRRLGPLDGVPIVIKDLIYIEGVKCTAGSKILAKNVAPYDSTVAQKLKAAGAVILGTTNLHEFASGVTGENPHFGAVRNPWDTERMAGGSSSGSAAAVAAGLAPLGLGTDTAGSVRIPAALCGVLGLKPTYGRISRLGVIPLAPSFDTVGTLASSAWDTAALLQVLAGHGQEDLTTVSAEVPDYLKDLDAPLGHPRVGVPRRFFHDQIDPAVEEKFNGFLERLSELGCEVKESNLDGAEEAYKLWLPIRKAEATAFHLSWLEAHPGLYGEDTRRLLEEGKNVSGVDYVSAQNARPTLMERFISSMKEVDLVAVPTTCVPAPLLGHSSVMAGAKEMDVRTALLRLTLPFNTVGFPAISVAAGLSDGLPVGVQLAAKPFDESVLLRVVNAFEGRFGPFPAPPSSWQP
- a CDS encoding dihydroorotase family protein, yielding MEHDLVIQGTVVGPEGLSSLEVGVSKGRISEIRKQGLVGRRRISAGRSLIFPGFIDVHVHMREPGWENKEDFRTGSEAAIHGGVTTVVDMPNNPTPTTTREALDEKRKLAQSKARVDVRFYGGVTSESLGSVETIKDGVVGYKIYLARTTGELTFPSEELGKAFGLIARTRKPVSLHCEDQTVIDGCASKLEGKRRPDVHCDIRPPQAEIESVTKVVEALRGAKGLHANVCHASTSETISLVESARSEGLRLECEAALHHLYFNRKAMLDNPLLKTNPPLRDESDRMSLVEGLRNGKVSFLVTDHAPHSKAEKTSGGMSGVPGLDDYGHIVSWLIRTAGTEPAAIARATSRKPASYSGLTDRGRIEEGLRADFAILDISSPEKVTAEEVRSKCGWSPYEGIEFPGRVRWTIRGGEVLLDDYELVS
- a CDS encoding sulfite exporter TauE/SafE family protein gives rise to the protein MAVCVQIVSEPAGKEPQADRLETLTGRVASVVYGSLTGFLAGLIGLGGAEPRIPFILYYLRLSLEEMIVVNLLISLATSSFNLAVRANAGLWSGDAAVVSVAMVAGSLPGAYAGAVMSQRVSKRALKAFISLVLSLVVARVVYGLLFPASGSGAPALSLELALSLTTGFAVGVVSGSVGVAGGEYRIPILTYLLGFPIKVAGTVSQLVSLPTMVVGIWKHRRQSTFTRRSIRGAAILGTPSVAGAVLSGFLVVRIPATYIEILFALILTYTVAALSWEVVRGGRVGDDTKRQEEMPLPDGKV
- a CDS encoding MogA/MoaB family molybdenum cofactor biosynthesis protein; the encoded protein is MTNPPRAHRARGKGTLSFYLVTVSTSRFAKMKEGSQYADESGDMAELRISEESHRVLGRKLISDDRRMIRSAVRGFLRSKGDVLLLVGGTGVSPRDVTVESVAPFFDKELVGFGELLRSISFGRIGSAAMLTRATAGTARGKLIVCLPGSPDAVDTALKNFLSEFPHVIAVAREGGPMKHGGVRSNRK
- the moaC gene encoding cyclic pyranopterin monophosphate synthase MoaC — encoded protein: MGYRQVDISRKLVSARTATAVGRIRLTRKTVDLIRRGRIEKGDPLSLAKITGIMAAKMTPELVLLCHPLRIEGTTVEASLGPSGVEVSVTVSATEKTGVEMEALTGLLVALLNVWDVVKAYEKDKKGQYPTTRIHDVQVLRKAK
- the moaA gene encoding GTP 3',8-cyclase MoaA is translated as MDSGQSVSLPEGKLLDKKGRVAGKLRISVTDRCNFACLFCMPDKGSIRWLPSEDILSFEEIERVARVLVSLGINRVRVTGGEPLLRKGVEGLVARLARIEGLDSVDMTTNGWFLAEKAQALKAAGLRGVTVSLHSLREDRFAKISGANALPRVLQGISEAVRAGLRPLKINAVAIRGYNDDEILELVEFARERNMSIRFIEFMPLDGLGIWGPEKIVSGEEILEKVASKFPLVPRGRSKGETASVWQFEDGRGELGVITPMSAPFCDDCDRLRLTSDGKLLSCLFDTEYHDLKPIVRNGGSDAQLASFLKQAVWRKPDGVGYMPWIKEGWENPRNMNAIGG
- a CDS encoding MoaD/ThiS family protein; translated protein: MARIRVIYFAQAREAAGKHSEVVDFAGTPRVSEALLLVYAIHPGLRTLQKVVKVAVNAEVTLEDPYLQDGDRVALLPPVVGG
- a CDS encoding molybdenum cofactor biosynthesis protein MoaE, with the translated sequence MTSLKSGITKKPIDPAKVLESVRDDSAGGSVIFLGTVRKSNRGRHVMALEYETYRSMADHRILQLEKEVRKRWRIKEIRLVHREGTLNVGEVSVAVAVSAAHRAQAFEAARFAIESIKKSLPIWKRETLKGGRRVWVEGRPIRPMVGPRARSGTS
- a CDS encoding XdhC family protein — protein: MNQGEFARVLSGLISHREPFVLATVVRIEGSSLGKPGFKALISKDGETLYGSLGGACPESAIANAMRTAISTGTPKVITVYLESVEKAVEATIRSQTDDEVHVETNCGGVMEVYVEPYLPQQRLFIVGQGGKDDVENELVKLGKTLDFEVIVVDHAPLLTEEPDELISRSDYDLSELGVGEADSVIVLTKGERDQEVLVALSKFRPRYVGLVASRMRAQEDIEGLRKRGVSEEFIGSIRAPAGADLGGITSAEIALSIIADVVATRHGRKLPQKGGLERKPLGA
- a CDS encoding nucleotidyltransferase family protein — translated: MISAVVLGAGSSTRFGEPKQLLKVGSETMLETIVRRFLESRVDEVVLVLGFRADEILKDSKFGRARIVLNPAYEQGLGSSLRVGIDVVDPRASAAVVALGDQPLVSVTTIDSMLQRYSETRGLIVAPYFQRRRGNPVLFDRRLFPELRRIGGDSGAKGLIERMQKEVVKVQVDDIGVVADVDTKEDLLRLRDRFEK